In a single window of the Pleurodeles waltl isolate 20211129_DDA chromosome 4_2, aPleWal1.hap1.20221129, whole genome shotgun sequence genome:
- the LOC138293592 gene encoding histone H2A type 1, with amino-acid sequence MSGRGKQGGKARAKAKSRSSRAGLQFPVGRVHRLLRKGNYAERVGAGAPVYLAAVLEYLTAEILELAGNAARDNKKTRIIPRHLQLAIRNDEELNKLLGKVTIAQGGVLPNIQAVLLPKKTESHKSSKGK; translated from the coding sequence ATGTCGGGCCGCGGGAAGCAGGGCGGGAAGGCGCGCGCCAAGGCCAAGTCGCGGTCCTCTCGCGCGGGGCTGCAGTTCCCGGTGGGCCGCGTGCACCGGCTCCTGAGGAAGGGCAACTACGCCGAGCGGGTGGGCGCGGGGGCCCCCGTCTACCTGGCGGCCGTCCTCGAGTACCTGACCGCCGAGATCCTCGAGCTGGCGGGCAACGCGGCCCGCGACAACAAGAAGACCCGCATCATCCCCCGGCACCTGCAGCTGGCCATCCGCAACGACGAGGAGCTCAACAAGCTGCTGGGCAAAGTCACCATCGCCCAGGGCGGCGTCCTGCCCAACATCCAGGCCGTCCTGCTGCCCAAGAAGACCGAGAGCCACAAGTCCTCCAAGGGCAAGTGA
- the LOC138293593 gene encoding histone H2B type 2-E, whose product MPEPAKSAPAPKKGSKKAVTKTQKKDGKKRRKTRKESYSIYVYKVLKQVHPDTGISSKAMGIMNSFVNDIFERIAGEASRLAHYNKRSTITSREIQTAVRLLLPGELAKHAVSEGTKAVTKYTSSK is encoded by the coding sequence ATGCCCGAGCCGGCTAAGTCCGCCCCCGCGCCCAAGAAGGGCTCTAAGAAGGCGGTGACCAAGACCCAGAAGAAGGACGGCAAGAAGCGCCGGAAGACCCGCAAGGAGAGCTACTCCATCTACGTGTACAAGGTGCTAAAGCAGGTGCACCCGGACACCGGCATCTCGTCCAAGGCCATGGGCATCATGAACTCGTTCGTCAACGACATCTTCGAGCGCATCGCGGGCGAGGCCTCCCGCTTGGCGCACTACAACAAGCGCTCCACCATCACCTCGCGGGAGATCCAGACCGCCGTGCGCCTGCTTCTCCCGGGGGAGCTGGCCAAGCACGCCGTGTCCGAGGGCACCAAGGCCGTCACCAAGTACACCAGCTCCAAGTGA